Proteins co-encoded in one Candidatus Nanopelagicales bacterium genomic window:
- a CDS encoding acetolactate synthase: MTNAPAPPPSLHGHGGTHAVAAARAHGQSVLWTLSGAHIFPMLDAAVNAPESPLRIIDVRHEATAVFAAEATGKLSRSPGFASVTAGPGVTNSVSAIASAWFNGSPCVVLGGRAPAGRWGTGALQELDHPPLVSSITKEAFTITDPASAAPELDRAFGLAASPHRGPVFVDVPMDVLFSFAEAPHPAGPALNRLLPDPDSIQRIAEALQQANRPVLVIGGDVWADGAEGAALALVDQLRIPTIANGMGRGILPRGHDCLVTRARSTAFGQADLVLVVGAPLDFRLGYGIFGGKDGADPADVIHIADSPGEVARHTTLRDSTCGDLSAVLTGLADVYGKRGQVRDHSEWLNTLTGVARKARADDDDLLGRAADPIHPARIYGELIPRLADDAIVIGDGGDFVSFAGRFIEPQRPGHWLDPGPFGCLGTGLGYAMAARAHRPSGQVVLLLGDGAAGFSLMDVDTLVRHQMPVVMVVGNNSAWALEKHPMRFLYGYDVAADLRPTEYDAVVSALGGAGETVRAPEGIGPALDRAFASGVPYLVNVMTDTDVAYPRSTTGV, from the coding sequence GTGACTAACGCCCCAGCCCCGCCGCCCTCGTTGCACGGACACGGCGGCACGCACGCCGTCGCGGCCGCTCGGGCCCACGGACAAAGCGTCTTGTGGACCTTGTCCGGCGCGCATATCTTCCCGATGCTCGATGCCGCCGTCAACGCGCCGGAATCGCCCTTGCGCATCATTGACGTGCGCCATGAGGCGACTGCGGTGTTCGCGGCCGAGGCGACGGGGAAGCTGTCCCGGTCCCCTGGCTTCGCTTCCGTGACGGCAGGTCCGGGTGTCACCAACTCCGTCAGCGCGATTGCCAGTGCCTGGTTCAACGGGTCCCCATGCGTTGTGCTGGGCGGCCGGGCGCCAGCGGGGCGCTGGGGCACCGGGGCACTTCAGGAGCTCGATCACCCGCCGCTGGTCTCGAGTATCACCAAGGAAGCGTTCACGATTACCGATCCGGCCAGCGCCGCGCCTGAACTGGATCGGGCATTCGGGCTCGCGGCTAGTCCGCATCGGGGCCCGGTCTTCGTTGACGTACCAATGGACGTGCTCTTCTCGTTCGCGGAGGCTCCTCATCCCGCGGGCCCGGCGCTAAACCGTCTGCTGCCCGATCCTGACTCGATTCAGCGCATCGCCGAGGCTCTCCAGCAGGCCAACCGTCCGGTCCTGGTCATTGGAGGGGACGTCTGGGCCGACGGGGCCGAGGGAGCGGCGCTCGCCCTCGTGGATCAGCTGCGAATTCCGACGATCGCCAACGGCATGGGGCGCGGGATCCTGCCGCGCGGCCACGACTGCCTGGTGACCCGGGCACGGTCCACCGCGTTCGGCCAGGCCGACCTGGTTCTAGTCGTCGGCGCGCCCCTGGATTTCCGGCTCGGATACGGGATCTTCGGAGGTAAGGACGGGGCCGATCCCGCTGACGTGATTCACATCGCGGACTCGCCAGGAGAAGTGGCCCGTCACACCACACTGCGCGACTCGACGTGCGGCGACCTGTCAGCCGTACTCACCGGACTGGCCGACGTGTACGGGAAACGTGGACAGGTGCGGGACCATTCGGAATGGCTGAACACGCTGACGGGAGTGGCCCGGAAGGCACGAGCCGACGACGACGACCTACTAGGTAGAGCGGCTGATCCGATACACCCGGCCCGGATCTACGGCGAGCTGATTCCGCGGCTGGCGGACGACGCGATCGTGATCGGCGATGGAGGCGATTTCGTGTCCTTCGCCGGCCGCTTCATCGAGCCGCAGCGGCCGGGGCACTGGCTGGACCCGGGACCGTTCGGCTGCCTAGGCACCGGGCTCGGCTACGCGATGGCCGCTCGCGCGCATCGCCCAAGTGGCCAAGTCGTGCTTCTTCTCGGCGACGGCGCGGCCGGCTTCAGCCTGATGGACGTGGACACCCTGGTCAGGCATCAGATGCCCGTCGTGATGGTCGTGGGCAACAACTCGGCTTGGGCACTGGAGAAGCACCCGATGCGTTTCCTGTACGGATATGACGTAGCGGCAGACTTGAGGCCCACCGAATACGACGCTGTCGTGAGCGCCCTGGGAGGGGCGGGCGAAACCGTGCGGGCGCCTGAGGGCATTGGACCGGCGCTGGACCGCGCGTTCGCCTCCGGGGTCCCCTATCTGGTGAATGTGATGACCGACACCGATGTCGCCTACCCTCGCTCAACAACCGGGGTCTAG
- a CDS encoding enoyl-CoA hydratase/isomerase family protein, whose translation MTIPKTVGQVSIERVGAVAVIRMRAGRANAMSAEMLSLMSDAVAEVRASDAEAAVFTGDGRFFSAGLALPDLIDLDRADMASFMSSVDAGMKDILTLPIPTIAAIDGPAIAGGCVLALMCDLRVMSSSARWIGLTEVRLSIGLPAMVVEALRFRVPASSLTPIALVGELWSPDDALGLGLVDEVTEPSGVVDRAIARAGSLAGSPAAFAQIKSSLLRPVVAEIERCGESELDSWLETWFSAAGQEQVRSVVAALRR comes from the coding sequence GTGACAATACCTAAGACCGTTGGCCAGGTGAGCATCGAGCGCGTCGGCGCGGTCGCCGTGATCCGCATGCGCGCTGGGCGCGCCAATGCGATGTCGGCGGAGATGTTGTCGCTGATGAGCGACGCGGTCGCGGAAGTTCGGGCCAGCGACGCGGAGGCTGCCGTGTTCACCGGTGACGGCCGCTTCTTCAGCGCCGGACTGGCCCTGCCGGACCTGATCGACCTCGATAGAGCCGACATGGCTTCGTTCATGAGTTCGGTCGACGCGGGGATGAAGGACATCCTGACTCTTCCGATTCCGACTATCGCGGCGATCGATGGGCCGGCGATCGCTGGAGGGTGCGTCCTGGCGTTGATGTGCGACCTGCGTGTCATGAGCTCCTCAGCACGGTGGATCGGCTTGACCGAAGTCAGACTCAGCATCGGGTTGCCCGCGATGGTCGTGGAGGCGCTGCGCTTCCGGGTGCCAGCATCGTCCCTGACTCCCATCGCCCTGGTTGGCGAATTGTGGAGCCCCGATGACGCCCTTGGGCTGGGGCTAGTAGACGAAGTGACCGAGCCGTCCGGTGTTGTTGATCGCGCCATCGCCCGAGCCGGGAGTCTGGCTGGGTCCCCAGCCGCGTTCGCTCAAATCAAGAGTTCCTTGCTCAGGCCCGTGGTGGCCGAGATCGAGCGCTGCGGCGAAAGCGAGCTGGATTCGTGGCTGGAGACGTGGTTCAGCGCTGCCGGTCAGGAGCAAGTTCGATCAGTCGTGGCGGCGCTTCGCCGCTAG